Proteins encoded by one window of Zerene cesonia ecotype Mississippi chromosome 8, Zerene_cesonia_1.1, whole genome shotgun sequence:
- the LOC119828550 gene encoding 1,5-anhydro-D-fructose reductase-like, with protein MSIRLFLNRGLYCVEVKGFGKSKCSIVQSNTTRVYKKLFGSMKFAKLSQTEDLMPTLGLGTWQASSDVIESIVYRALELGYRHIDTAFNYNNEEAIGKAIKKWIADGNGSRKDLFITTKLPHVGNRAADVKKFVDIQLSRLQLEYVDLYLIHVPFAFYCDPETLTPVVKHNGEYDLDMETDHVSIWKVMEECQKEGRIRNLGLSNFNEDQIAKIMKAASFKPQVLQVELHAYFQQAALRKFCEENDIVVTAYAPLGSPGAKDHFVNKYNYSPDKFPDLLGHPEVKDIAVKHGKTTAQVLLRFLVQQKVVVIPKSTSEKRIKENANIYDFELTQAEINRLRNLDKGEDGRIFNFLFWKGVEKHPEYPFKISEITA; from the exons ATGTCCATCAGATTATTCTTAAACAGGGGCTTATACTGTGTGGAAGTAAAAGGATTCGGAAAATCGAAGTGTTCCATTGTACAATCTAATACAACCCGTGtatataaaaagctttttgGAAGCATGAAATTTGCAAAATTATCACAAACTGAAGATTTGATGCCAACTCTTGGATTAGGTACATGGCAG gctTCATCAGATGTTATAGAATCTATTGTATACAGAGCTTTGGAATTAGGCTACCGACACATTGATACAGCATTTAATTACAACAACGAAGAAGCTATCGggaaagcaataaaaaagtgGATTGCGGATGGTAATGGTTCAAGGAAAGATTTGTTTATCACAACAAAG TTACCACATGTTGGTAACAGAGCAGCCGACGTAAAGAAATTCGTCGATATTCAACTCAGTCGATTGCAGCTGGAGTACGTCGATTTGTATCTAATTCATGTACCTTTTGCATTCTATTGCGACCCCGAGACATTGACACCAGTTGTGAAACATAATGGGGAATATGATTTAGATATGGAGACGGATCATGTCAGTATTTGGAAG GTGATGGAAGAGTGTCAGAAAGAGGGTCGTATCCGAAATCTAGGATTGTCAAACTTCAACGAGGACCAAATAGCTAAGATAATGAAAGCGGCGTCGTTTAAGCCGCAAGTACTACAAGTAGAGTTGCACGCGTACTTCCAACAGGCGGCGCTGCGAAAGTTTTGTGAGGAGAATGACATCGTTGTGACTGCGTATGCGCCACTAGGCAGTCCGGGGGCTAAGGACCATTTTGTgaataagtataattatag CCCGGATAAGTTCCCAGACCTTCTGGGTCATCCAGAAGTGAAGGATATTGCCGTGAAGCACGGCAAGACTACAGCCCAAGTGCTATTGCGCTTTTTAGTGCAGCAGAAAGTTGTTGTCATTCCTAAAAGTACCAGCGAGAAGAGGATTAAG GAAAATGCGAACATCTATGATTTTGAATTGACTCAAGCTGAAATCAATCGATTGAGAAACCTAGACAAAGGGGAGGATGGAcgcattttcaattttttgttttggaaGGGAGTCGAAAAACATCCAGAATATCCATTCAAAATATCCGAAATAACTGCCTAA
- the LOC119828548 gene encoding DNA replication licensing factor Mcm5, whose amino-acid sequence MEGFDDPGVFFSDNFGVEENESQDQINLQAVKKKFKEFIRQFHTGNFNFKYRDALKRNYNLHQYWVEINIEDLSSFDEVLAEKLYKKPTEHLPILEEAAKELVDELTAPRPEGEEKVEDIQVLLSSDAHPSNLRELKSETVSRLVKIPGIVISASGIKAKATKISIQCRSCRNIIPNLAVKPGLEGYVMPRKCNTEQAGRPKCPLDPYFIVPDKCKCIDYQVLKLQEAPENIPQGEMPRHLTVYCDRMLCERVAPGARVTVLGIYSIKKISKVGRGDRERGSVGVRSSYLRAVGLSAEEGVTGGLKPFTADEEEQFRRLAASPDIYERIAKSIAPSVFGAVDMKKAIACLLFGGSRKRLPDGLTRRGDINILLLGDPGTAKSQLLKFVEKVAPIGVYTSGKGSSAAGLTASVIRDPGSRNFVMEGGAMVLADGGVVCIDEFDKMREDDRVAIHEAMEQQTISIAKAGITTTLNSRCSVLAAANSVFGRWDDTKADDNIDFMPTILSRFDMIFIVKDEHDQNRDITLAKHIISVHMGGSSLEREGAEGELPLALVRRYSAYCRARCGPRLSAPAADRLAARYVLMRSGASAQERQADKRLSIPITVRQLEAIVRISESLAKMQLQPFATEAHVSEALRLFQVSTLDAAMTGSLSGAEGFTTEEDQEMLSRIEKQLKRRFAVGSQVSEQTIIQDFLRQKYPERAIFKVIHTMIRRGELQHRLQRKMLYRLS is encoded by the exons ATGGAAGGTTTTGATGATCCCGGAGTATTTTTCTCTGACAATTTCGGTGTAGAAGAAAATGAATCTCAAGATCAAATTAACCTACAAGCAGTTAAGAAAAAGTTTAAAGAGTTTATTAGACAATTTCACActggaaattttaattttaaatacag agaTGCACTGAAGAGGAACTATAATTTACATCAATATTGGGTCGAGATAAATATAGAGGACTTATCAAGTTTTGACGAAGTTTTAGCCGAGAAGCTTTACAAAAAGCCCACAGAACACTTGCCCATTCTTGAAGAAGCTGCAAAAGag ttgGTTGATGAATTAACTGCACCTAGACCAGAAGGAGAAGAGAAAGTAGAGGATATCCAAGTATTGCTATCTTCAGATGCCCATCCATCCAACCTGCGAGAGCTAAAA TCTGAAACAGTATCAAGATTAGTTAAAATACCAGGTATTGTAATATCAGCATCGGGAATTAAAGCTAAAGCAACCAAAATATCAATCCAATGTAGATCTTGCCGTAACATCATTCCCAATTTAGCAGTAAAACCTGGACTGGAAGGTTATGTAATGCCTAGGAAGTGTAACAC GGAGCAAGCAGGTCGTCCAAAATGCCCACTTGATCCATACTTTATTGTACCAGATAAATGTAAATGCATTGATTATCAG GTGCTTAAACTACAAGAAGCCCCTGAGAATATCCCACAAGGAGAGATGCCTCGTCATTTGACAGTTTACTGTGACCGCATGTTATGTGAGAGAGTTGCACCAGGTGCAAGAGTCACAGTGCTTGGTATCTACTCCATTAAAAAGATCTCTAAAGTTGGG AGAGGTGATCGCGAAAGAGGTTCAGTAGGTGTGCGCTCGTCATACCTACGAGCAGTGGGTCTCTCTGCTGAGGAAGGTGTCACAGGAGGCCTAAAACCCTTCACTGCAGATGAGGAAGAACAGTTTAGGAGACTTGCAGCATCACCAGATATTTATGAAAGAATAGCAAAATCAATTGCACCCAGTGTGTTTGGTGCTGTTGATATGAAAAAGGCCATTGCGTGTCTACTTTTTGGAG gaTCTCGCAAAAGATTGCCTGATGGTTTAACCAGACGAGGAGACATCAACATCTTATTACTTGGTGACCCTGGTACTGCAAAATCACAACTATTAAAGTTTGTAGAAAAAGTAGCTCCCATTGGAGTGTACACTTCAGGAAAAGGATCGAGTGCAGCTGGTCTCACTGCTTCTGTTATCAGAGATCCCGGCAGT CGTAACTTCGTAATGGAGGGTGGCGCGATGGTACTAGCGGACGGTGGCGTAGTTTGCATTGACGAGTTCGACAAGATGCGCGAAGATGATAGAGTTGCCATACACGAAGCCATGGAACAGCAAACCATATCTATTGCTAAG GCTGGTATAACAACGACTCTCAACTCACGCTGTTCTGTGCTAGCAGCTGCAAACTCAGTGTTTGGTCGGTGGGATGACACTAAAGCTGATGACAATATTGACTTCATGCCAACTATCCTTTCGAGATTCGACATGATTTTCATTGTAAAGGATGAACATGACCAGAATAGAGATATT ACGCTAGCGAAGCACATAATCTCCGTGCACATGGGCGGCTCGTCGCTGGAGCGCGAGGGCGCGGAGGGCGAGTTGCCGCTGGCGCTGGTGCGGCGCTACTCCGCGTACTGCCGCGCGCGCTGCGGCCCGCGCCTGtccgcgcccgccgccgacCGCCTCGCAGCCAGATACGTGCTCATGCGCTCCGGTGCGTCCGCGCAGGAGCGCCAGGCGGACAAGCGACTCTCCATACCTATTACCGTTCG GCAACTAGAAGCTATAGTGCGCATATCAGAGTCACTAGCTAAGATGCAGCTGCAGCCGTTCGCGACGGAGGCCCACGTGAGCGAGGCGCTCCGGCTCTTCCAGGTCTCCACCTTGGACGCTGCTATGACGGGCAGCCTATCTG GTGCGGAAGGTTTCACAACTGAGGAGGACCAGGAAATGCTGTCGCGAATAGAGAAACAATTAAAGCGAAGGTTCGCTGTGGGCTCCCAAGTCTCCGAACAAACCATCATCCAAGATTTCCTTCGACAGAAGTATCCGGAGAGAGCCATTTTCAAAGTAATACATACTATGATACGGCGAGGGGAACTTCAACACCGCTTGCAGAGGAAAATGCTGTATAGATTATCATAA